From a single Triticum urartu cultivar G1812 unplaced genomic scaffold, Tu2.1 TuUngrouped_contig_5974, whole genome shotgun sequence genomic region:
- the LOC125529958 gene encoding cell wall / vacuolar inhibitor of fructosidase 2-like gives MASVATSLAMVLIVVVAMSYGLLTTHAGGINFIARTCKKTNNFALCMAVLRANPKSAQASTEHDLASIALQIATNTTRKNAAAICDLDYKHQGTPEAPVWHVCVKAHVLAAADLITGAGPSFHVGDYADVLKIVSEAKGAGDTCENAFKAIHKTSPVTDMDRQTTEHCGLAGDLIRPLLTK, from the coding sequence ATGGCAAGCGTTGCAACATCCTTAGCTATGGTTCTCATTGTAGTTGTCGCCATGTCCTATGGCCTCCTCACCACCCACGCCGGCGGCATCAACTTCATCGCTCGCACATGCAAGAAGACCAATAACTTTGCATTGTGCATGGCCGTGCTAAGGGCCAACCCAAAGAGCGCCCAAGCATCCACCGAGCATGACCTCGCCAGCATTGCTCTGCAAATCGCCACCAACACCACCCGAAAGAATGCCGCGGCCATCTGTGACCTAGATTACAAACACCAGGGCACACCCGAGGCACCAGTGTGGCATGTATGTGTCAAGGCACATGTCCTTGCTGCAGCCGACCTCATCACCGGTGCCGGCCCCAGCTTCCACGTTGGGGACTACGCTGATGTGTTGAAGATTGTGTCTGAGGCGAAGGGCGCAGGAGATACATGCGAGAACGCATTCAAGGCGATCCACAAAACGTCTCCCGTGACCGACATGGACCGTCAGACGACGGAGCATTGcggcctcgccggcgacctcATCCGCCCGCTC